From a single Solenopsis invicta isolate M01_SB chromosome 4, UNIL_Sinv_3.0, whole genome shotgun sequence genomic region:
- the LOC105203415 gene encoding LOW QUALITY PROTEIN: poly(ADP-ribose) glycohydrolase (The sequence of the model RefSeq protein was modified relative to this genomic sequence to represent the inferred CDS: deleted 1 base in 1 codon): MLRQATAGSRRQISSVKRHFLKNRMSESEITLEEELSPDLFSDIELSQSTNNVNSDSSSMSIGVNEPEPDNDDEPAWKGMSMDEIRRGLGVYEHREHPPIVVSPRHTVLFMLPLRMQNGPPKPYPTHQTDKWSQGYVRMPCSAHSLYPIEQRTGSRSCRNRWEMIQEALLRSILSSQQLEEAILSYNQIYAQRWNFAALHHFFSEVMELEETTMFFETLMPKIIQLALQLPVLLTGAIPLLKRHTNGSISLSQLQVASLLANAFFCTFPRRNSSNPQSEYATYPYINFNRLYGAYNEKHSQCESVMEKIKCLLHYFRRVTTKAPEGIITIERRYIPLENCPRWSSQEQKLPPLHVTSKGTIESEGAGFLQVDFANKYVGGGVLGLGCVQEEIRFVICPELMVTMLVTEELDDTEALIVSGIERYSKYEGYSNTFKWKGDFVDETPRDNSGRRMTSIVAIDALYFRQSSLQFNMDNINRELNKAYVGFVGSDIYKNNLPAIATGNWGCGAFRGNPKLKILIQLMAAAVAGRSMVYFTFGDTKLRDDVAAMYAHLVHHDIDIARLYSMLSEYRRESASNAHLDFYRFLYNRSKIKPLNKYFPAKTENSSVNISTVCMKETLFKRNKTASLSNKNVDNNRYLYSAAKEKEMAEEEKIMNWLTSCEDDNNDSVKLGTKDICDEKTKSNPAETNNHKNVGLQDNHLQKTLSTFAENTIDKESVRTEGEMSNFDSVKSSNSNELAAPCFIDNQDISKKIKPELPSESSKLNDSESVKILKDCAPESWKQKSLPKKSGQKKISDFFQRIS; encoded by the exons ATGCTTCGACAAGCCACCGCTGGATCTCGCCGACAAATTTCTT CTGTAAAGAG GCACTTTTTGAAGAATAGAATGTCAGAATCAGAGATAACGTTAGAGGAAGAACTTTCTCCGGACCTGTTCTCAGATATAGAATTATCACAGAGCACGAACAATGTCAATTCAGATT CAAGCTCCATGTCCATTGGCGTTAACGAACCTGAGCCTGACAACGATGACGAACCAGCATGGAAGGGCATGAGCATGGACGAGATACGGAGGGGCCTTGGCGTTTACGAACATCGGGAGCATCCGCCGATCGTCGTGTCGCCTCGTCACACAGTATTGTTCATG TTACCATTGCGTATGCAAAATGGGCCACCAAAACCATATCCGACGCATCAAACAGACAAATGGAGCCAGGGCTATGTGCGAATGCCATGTTCTGCGCACAGCTTGTACCCAATAGAGCAG AGAACCGGAAGTCGTAGCTGTCGAAATAGATGGGAGATGATCCAGGAAGCCTTGCTGAGAAGCATTCTTTCCAGCCAACAATTGGAAGAGGCTATACTCTCGTACAATCAAATATATGCACAGCGCTGGAATTTTGCGGCGCTTCATCACTTTTTCTCAGAG GTTATGGAATTGGAAGAAACGACAATGTTTTTTGAAACTTTGATGCCAAAAATAATTCAACTGGCCCTGCAGCTTCCTGTGCTGTTAACTGGCGCAATACCGCTGTTGAAACGACACACCAATGGCTCCATCAGTTTAAGTCAATTACAAGTAGCTTCGTTACTGGcaaatgcatttttttgtacatttccTAGGCGCAATTCCAGTAATCCACAATCAGAGTATGCGACGTAcccatatattaattttaatag atTGTACGGTGCCTATAATGAAAAACACAGCCAGTGCGAGTCAGTAATGGAAAAGATTAAATGTCTGCTCCATTACTTCAGGAGAGTAACAACTAAAG CACCTGAAGGTATAATAACAATCGAACGACGTTACATTCCATTGGAAAACTGTCCAAGATGGAGTTCGCAAGAACAGAAATTGCCACCGTTACACGTAACAAGTAAAGGAACCATTGAAAGTGAAGGAGCTGGATTTCTTCAAGTGGACTTTGCAAATAA ATATGTGGGTGGAGGTGTACTAGGCTTAGGCTGTGTGCAGGAAGAGATACGGTTCGTTATATGTCCAGAGCTTATGGTCACTATGTTGGTTACGGAGGAACTGGACGATACCGAGGCGCTCATTGTCAGCGGCATCGAGCGGTACAGTAAATACGAAGGATATAGCAACACTTTCAAATGGAAGGGGGATTTTGTTGACGAGACACCGAGGGATAATAGCGGTAGACGCATGACGTCAATCGTTGCTATTGATGCCCTTTACTTCAGGCAGTCCTCGCTGCAATTCAATATGGACAACATAAATCGTGAACTTAACAAG GCGTATGTTGGATTCGTCGGATCTGATATTTACAAGAACAACCTGCCCGCCATTGCAACGGGAAACTGGGGATGCGGCGCGTTCCGCGGAAATCCGAAATTGAAAATCTTGATACAATTAATGGCTGCTGCGGTTGCAGGCCGATCGATGGTTTATTTTACTTTCGGAGACACGAAATTGCGAGATGATGTTGCAGCGATGTATGCACATTTGGTTCATCACGATATTGATATAG CGCGACTTTACTCAATGCTATCGGAATATCGTCGAGAGTCCGCGTCAAACGCTCATTTGGATTTTTATCGTTTCTTGTACAACAGAAGTAAAATAAAAcctttaaacaaatattttccgGCGAAGACCGAGAACTCCTCGGTAAATATTTCGACCGTGTGTATGAAGGAGACGCTattcaaaagaaataaaaccgCGAGCTTATCAAATAAAAACGTCGATAACAACCGATATCTCTACTCGGCGGCCAAGGAGAAGGAAATGGCGGAGGAGGAAAAGATAATGAATTGGCTGACAAGTTGCGAGGACGATAATAACGACAGTGTTAAGCTCGGCACTAAGGATATCTGCGACGAGAAAACCAAGAGTAATCCAGCAGAAACGAATAATCATAAAAACGTTGGTTTGCAGGACAATCAT TTGCAGAAAACACTATCGACTTTTGCAGAAAACACTATCGACAAAGAGAGCGTACGAACGGAAGGTGAAATGTCGAATTTTGATAGTGTAAAGTCCTCGAATTCGAATGAGCTGGCCGCTCCGTGTTTTATCGACAATCAAGACATATCGAAGAAGATAAAACCCGAATTACCATCGGAATCTAGCAAACTAAATGACAGCGAGTCTGTCAAGATCTTGAAAGACTGCGCTCCAGAATCGTGGAAACAGAAATCGCTCCCGAAAAAGAGTGGCCAGAAGAAGATCTCGGATTTTTTTCAGCGGATATCGTGA